One part of the Bacteroidia bacterium genome encodes these proteins:
- a CDS encoding deoxynucleoside kinase has translation MKEPQHIAIAGNIGVGKTTLVQKLAQHYSWKPHLEAVDDNPYLSDFYQDMAKWSFPLQIFFLNSRFNQVVEIQNSPISIIQDRTIYEDAFIFAKNLNESGLLETRDYQTYLALFKSMSNMIKAPDLLIYLRAGVPTLVDQIAKRGRDYEISISIKYLENLNRNYEEWIGAYREGPLLILETDELDYVNHTEDFDFVVQKIEEELIVKS, from the coding sequence GTGAAAGAGCCACAACATATTGCGATAGCTGGGAATATAGGTGTAGGAAAAACCACATTAGTGCAGAAACTTGCACAACATTATTCCTGGAAACCTCACCTGGAAGCTGTGGATGATAATCCTTACCTCAGCGACTTTTACCAGGACATGGCCAAATGGTCTTTTCCGCTACAAATCTTTTTTCTCAACAGCCGATTCAATCAGGTAGTCGAAATTCAAAATAGTCCGATCAGTATTATACAGGATCGGACCATTTATGAGGACGCTTTTATTTTTGCCAAGAACCTCAATGAATCCGGCTTGCTGGAAACCCGGGATTACCAAACCTATCTTGCACTCTTCAAATCGATGAGTAATATGATCAAGGCTCCGGACCTCCTCATCTATTTGCGAGCGGGAGTCCCTACCCTGGTTGATCAAATTGCAAAAAGGGGAAGAGATTATGAGATCTCCATTAGTATCAAATATTTGGAAAACCTCAATAGAAATTATGAGGAGTGGATAGGTGCATATAGAGAAGGACCACTATTGATCCTCGAAACTGATGAGTTGGACTACGTCAACCACACAGAAGATTTTGATTTCGTCGTGCAAAAGATCGAAGAAGAGCTAATTGTCAAAAGTTAG
- a CDS encoding dihydroorotase translates to MTSLLIKNALIVNEGKISESDIYCENGLIHTIAKDIKKVADRKIDAKGLYLIPGVIDDQVHFREPGLTHKADLQTESRAAVAGGITSFMEMPNTKPQTLTQELLEQKYQRAAEVSAANYSFFMGASNDNLDEVLKTDPSTVCGIKVFMGSSTGNMLVDDAEVLENIFKSAPILVATHCEKEEIIRRNLKLYKEQFGEDIPVAEHPYIRSVEACYQSSKLAVELAQKHDTRLHILHISTEKELELFRNDIPLSAKQITAEVCIHHLWFTEEFYKEKGMFIKWNPAVKKESDREALRAALLDDRLDIIATDHAPHTLEEKDNNYLKAPSGAPLVQHALVTVLEMVEQGVLSMEKAIEKMCHAPAECFQLEKRGYIREGYFADLVLVDRNNPWIVNRKNVLYKCGWSPLEGTQFKSRVVRTFVNAEEVYAEGKFDDSIRGQRLSFERE, encoded by the coding sequence ATGACAAGTTTATTGATCAAAAATGCGCTGATCGTAAATGAAGGAAAGATTAGCGAGTCAGATATCTACTGTGAAAATGGCCTGATACATACGATAGCAAAAGATATCAAGAAGGTTGCCGATAGAAAAATTGATGCAAAGGGGCTCTATTTGATCCCCGGTGTAATCGATGATCAGGTACATTTTCGGGAACCAGGCCTAACCCATAAAGCTGATTTACAAACGGAATCCAGAGCGGCTGTTGCTGGCGGGATTACGAGTTTTATGGAAATGCCCAATACCAAGCCCCAGACCCTGACACAGGAACTACTGGAGCAAAAGTATCAACGGGCAGCAGAAGTTTCCGCTGCGAACTACTCTTTCTTCATGGGAGCATCCAATGACAATTTGGATGAAGTGCTCAAAACCGATCCCTCGACTGTATGTGGAATCAAGGTATTTATGGGTTCCTCGACGGGGAATATGCTGGTTGATGATGCCGAAGTCCTGGAGAATATTTTCAAGAGTGCTCCGATACTCGTAGCCACGCATTGTGAAAAGGAGGAAATCATTCGGAGAAATCTAAAACTGTACAAAGAACAGTTTGGCGAAGATATCCCGGTGGCTGAGCATCCTTACATCCGCAGTGTGGAGGCCTGTTATCAATCTTCCAAACTTGCGGTTGAACTGGCTCAAAAGCATGATACGCGCCTACATATTCTTCATATTTCTACGGAGAAGGAACTGGAACTCTTCCGCAATGATATTCCTCTAAGTGCCAAGCAAATTACTGCTGAGGTTTGTATCCACCACCTGTGGTTTACAGAGGAATTTTACAAGGAAAAGGGAATGTTCATCAAATGGAACCCAGCTGTTAAGAAAGAAAGTGATCGTGAGGCCTTACGAGCTGCTCTCCTTGACGATCGCCTGGATATCATAGCTACAGACCATGCGCCCCACACCCTTGAGGAAAAGGACAATAACTACCTGAAAGCTCCATCGGGAGCACCTTTGGTACAACATGCCCTGGTTACAGTATTAGAAATGGTAGAGCAAGGTGTCCTGAGTATGGAGAAAGCCATTGAGAAAATGTGCCATGCACCTGCTGAATGTTTCCAGTTGGAAAAGCGAGGATATATTCGAGAAGGCTATTTTGCGGATTTGGTGTTGGTGGATCGAAACAATCCCTGGATCGTCAATCGCAAGAATGTCCTGTATAAGTGTGGTTGGTCTCCGCTTGAAGGAACCCAATTTAAATCCCGGGTGGTAAGAACCTTTGTAAATGCCGAGGAAGTATATGCAGAAGGAAAGTTTGACGATAGTATTCGTGGACAACGCTTGAGCTTCGAAAGAGAATAG